A DNA window from Eptesicus fuscus isolate TK198812 chromosome 8, DD_ASM_mEF_20220401, whole genome shotgun sequence contains the following coding sequences:
- the CFAP97D2 gene encoding uncharacterized protein CFAP97D2 has product MHRAPRLTLPCRSEYLQSTWEKAYQDHRKKVRDAQPLVDTHAPLFLSHFHLNLKKLKLEEERLSVIDRDNRLLLEKVACIMRTRGQTVSRDDYTHRR; this is encoded by the exons ATGCACAGGGCACCCCGGCTGACACTTCCCTGCAGAAGTGAGTACCTGCAGAGCACATGGGAGAAAGCCTACCAGGATCACAGGAAAAAG GTCCGGGATGCCCAGCCACTCGTGGACACCCACGCCCCGCTGTTTCTCAGCCACTTCCACCTGAACCTCAAGAAGCTGAAG ctggaggaggagaggctCTCCGTCATTGACAGGGACAACCGCCTGCTGCTGGAGAAGGTGGCCTGCATCATGAGGACCAGGGGACAGACTGTCAGCAGAGACGACTACACACACAGGAGGTAA